The Impatiens glandulifera chromosome 3, dImpGla2.1, whole genome shotgun sequence genome contains a region encoding:
- the LOC124932057 gene encoding probable histone-arginine methyltransferase 1.3, with amino-acid sequence MEYPEGQKQEEFVIASISSLSSSSEVSSSPVARFSSDSGAAQLRFHQLSESSDCVQVDLQTSQILKLSPIRSLCLSEGSEEGKKNAYSTGLLIQFEKEEESDAFHSAFDRWKKMAVSLETHIPNGPLQDAKNKFDSKIETSSSKMYFHYYGQLLHQQNMLQDYVRTGTYYAAVIENREDFVGRVVVDVGAGSGILSLFAAQAGAKHVYAVEASEMAEYAQKLIAGNPSLAERITVVKGKVEEVTLPEKADILISEPMGTLLVNERMLETYVIARDRFLNPNGKMFPSIGRIHMAPFSDEYLFIEVANKALFWQQQNYYGVDLTPLYGSAFEGYFSQPVVDAFDPRLLVAPSMTHVIDFASIKEESLYEIDVPLKFIASVGARIHGLACWFDVLFNGSTVPRWLTTAPGAPTTHWYQLRCVLSQPFYVMPGQEITGRLHLIAHNAQSYTINLTMSAKMWGPGASKGGILQTSSCKFDLKEPYYRMSQPQAYPLSQDNQSYPLMNNMQDIQIQSEDDDASNLMQQLTPN; translated from the exons ATGGAGTACCCAGAAGGACAGAAGCAAGAAGAATTCGTTATAGCTTCTATCTCGTCtctatcatcttcttcagaGGTTTCTTCCTCTCCTGTAGCTCGTTTTAGTTCCGATTCTGGAGCTGCGCAGCTTCGGTTTCATCAGCTGTCGGAGTCCAGTGATTGTGTCCAAGTTGATCTTCAAACTTCTCAg ATTTTGAAGTTAAGCCCCATTCGATCCCTATGTTTATCTGAAGGTTCTGAAGAGGGGAAAAAG AATGCATATTCGACTGGTTTGCTTATTCAATTTGAGAAGGAAGAAGAGAGTGATGCTTTCCATTCTGCATTTGATCGATGGAAGAAGATGGCGGTTTCTCTAG AAACACATATACCAAATGGTCCTTTACAAGATGCTAAAAACAAGTTTGACTCCAAAATAGAAACATCTTCTTCTAAAATGTATTTCCATTACTATGGACAGCTGCTACATCAGCAGAACATGTTACAAGACTATGTGAGAACAG GGACATATTATGCTGCAGTCATTGAAAACCGTGAAGATTTTGTAGGCCGTGTTGTTGTGGATGTGGGTGCAGGAAGTGGTATACTATCTCTATTCGCTGCTCAG GCGGGTGCAAAGCATGTTTATGCTGTGGAAGCATCTGAGATGGCAGAATATGCACAAAAGCTTATTGCGGGGAACCCATCCTTGGCTGAACGAATTACG GTAGTGAAGGGTAAAGTTGAAGAAGTAACATTGCCAGAAAAGGCAGATATTTTGATCTCCGAACCAATGG gCACTTTATTGGTCAATGAAAGAATGCTAGAGACTTATGTCATTGCAAGGGATCGGTTTCTTAATCCCAATGGGAAAATGTTCCCTTCAATTGGAAG AATTCATATGGCACCCTTCAGCGATGAGTATTTGTTTATTGAAGTTGCAAATAAG GCCCTTTTTTGGCAGCAACAAAATTATTATGGAGTTGATCTGACACCCTTGTATGGATCTGCATTTGAAGGATACTTCTCACAG CCTGTAGTTGATGCTTTTGATCCAAGACTTTTGGTTGCTCCTTCCATGACCCATGTTATTGATTTCGCTTCAATAAAG GAAGAATCGTTATACGAAATCGACGTCCCATTGAAATTCATAGCCTCCGTGGGAGCTAGAATTCACGGGTTGGCTTGTTGGTTCGATGTTCTATTTAACGGAAG TACTGTTCCAAGATGGCTGACCACAGCTCCTGGTGCACCAACTACCCATTGGTATCAACTACGATGTGTCCTCTCTCAGCCATTTTATGTAATGCCCGGTCAAGAAATTACTGGTCGGCTTCATTTGATTGCCCACAATGCTCAAAGTTATACTATCAATCTAACAATGTCAG cCAAAATGTGGGGTCCTGGTGCAAGTAAAGGAGGAATTCTGCAAACCTCATCTTGTAAATTTGATCTGAAAGAGCCTTATTATCGCATGTCTCAGCCTCAAGCCTATCCTTTGTCTCAGGACAACCAATCATATCCTCTAATGAATAATATGCAG GATATTCAAATACAATCTGAGGATGATGATGCTTCTAATTTGATGCAGCAACTAACACCAAATTGA